Proteins from a genomic interval of Phycisphaerae bacterium RAS1:
- the rpfG_2 gene encoding Cyclic di-GMP phosphodiesterase response regulator RpfG, giving the protein MSAFEAAGFHAAAMDELVEELNPGRVRAIQRENEDLGRELLRCYEQLSLVFEITEHIANLQDPDAIRDVLLRRYAGMLTAAEVFVCAGDGCNSIEMPAAAAASRRALSAEAVRECLRDEVEAVRSTRRVRVPPVEKTRSILGERPVLLAALRQADAETSVVIALREPGQPPFDSSDMLAAESVLGYGGYILTNILMVRSLQQTAIETVRALVNTIDAKDNYTSGHSQRVGWLARMTGEALGLPRGQLQMLEWAGLLHDVGKIGVPEHILNKPGRLTPEEFEEMKKHPRLGYDVLKPVSRFEPVLGAVLYHHENQDGSGYPEGLRGDQIPLPARIIHVVDIFDALTSTRSYRPSFGVQKAFDILREGRGTVTEPTVTDAFLAWFDAYRREQAEDFALRFAHCVDGAPAAGAPAAEGAA; this is encoded by the coding sequence GTGAGCGCCTTCGAGGCCGCCGGCTTTCACGCGGCGGCGATGGACGAGCTGGTCGAGGAGCTGAACCCGGGCCGGGTTCGCGCGATTCAGCGTGAAAACGAGGATCTGGGACGCGAGTTGCTGCGCTGCTACGAGCAGCTCAGTCTCGTATTTGAAATCACCGAGCACATCGCCAATCTCCAGGATCCGGACGCCATCCGCGACGTGCTGTTGCGGCGTTACGCGGGCATGCTGACGGCCGCCGAGGTGTTTGTGTGCGCGGGCGACGGTTGCAACTCGATCGAGATGCCGGCCGCCGCCGCCGCCTCCCGCCGGGCGCTTTCGGCGGAGGCCGTCCGCGAATGCCTGCGCGACGAGGTTGAAGCGGTGCGGAGCACCCGGCGGGTGCGCGTGCCGCCGGTCGAGAAGACGCGCTCGATTCTGGGAGAGCGGCCGGTGCTGCTGGCGGCCTTGCGGCAGGCGGACGCGGAGACCAGCGTGGTGATCGCGCTGCGCGAGCCGGGCCAGCCGCCCTTCGACTCCAGCGACATGCTCGCGGCCGAGTCGGTGCTGGGTTACGGCGGGTACATCCTGACCAACATCCTGATGGTCCGCTCGCTACAGCAGACCGCGATCGAGACGGTTCGGGCGCTGGTCAATACGATCGACGCCAAGGACAACTACACCAGCGGCCACTCGCAGCGCGTCGGCTGGCTGGCGCGGATGACTGGCGAGGCGCTCGGGCTGCCGCGCGGGCAACTGCAGATGCTCGAGTGGGCCGGTCTGTTGCACGACGTGGGCAAGATCGGCGTGCCGGAGCACATCCTCAACAAACCCGGCCGGCTGACGCCGGAGGAATTCGAGGAGATGAAGAAGCACCCGCGGCTGGGGTACGACGTGCTCAAGCCGGTTTCGCGCTTCGAGCCGGTGCTCGGCGCCGTGCTCTACCATCACGAGAATCAGGACGGGAGCGGTTATCCGGAGGGGCTGCGGGGCGATCAGATTCCCCTGCCGGCGCGGATCATCCACGTGGTCGACATCTTCGACGCGCTTACGTCGACCCGCTCGTATCGCCCCAGCTTCGGTGTGCAGAAGGCCTTCGACATACTGCGAGAAGGGCGCGGCACGGTCACGGAACCGACCGTCACGGATGCATTCCTGGCCTGGTTCGACGCCTATCGCCGCGAGCAAGCGGAGGACTTTGCCCTTCGTTTTGCGCATTGCGTGGACGGGGCGCCGGCGGCTGGCGCGCCGGCCGCGGAGGGCGCGGCATGA
- the phoP_2 gene encoding Alkaline phosphatase synthesis transcriptional regulatory protein PhoP → MARIVIAEDQPHIRHVMSLWLRKHGHDVVEACNGAAALDALRGVPADLLITDVNMPEMDGIELTRCAFGACATLRRVFVVTSRCDQADILLQLCDPRVSVLPKPFSPSQLLREVESAAALAASAPPPGELP, encoded by the coding sequence ATGGCGCGCATCGTCATAGCTGAAGACCAGCCGCACATCCGTCACGTCATGTCGCTCTGGCTGCGCAAACACGGGCACGACGTGGTTGAGGCGTGCAACGGCGCCGCGGCGCTGGATGCGCTGCGCGGCGTGCCCGCGGACCTGCTGATTACGGATGTGAACATGCCGGAGATGGACGGCATTGAGTTGACGCGCTGTGCATTCGGCGCGTGTGCGACGCTGCGGCGCGTCTTCGTGGTCACCTCGCGCTGCGACCAGGCCGACATTCTGCTGCAACTCTGCGACCCGCGCGTCTCGGTTCTGCCCAAGCCGTTCAGTCCGTCACAACTGCTGCGCGAAGTGGAGAGCGCGGCGGCCCTGGCCGCGTCGGCCCCACCCCCGGGAGAACTGCCGTGA